Below is a window of Pseudomonas sp. B21-040 DNA.
TGTTCGTTGCCGAAATACAGGATCACAGGACGCCAGGTTTTCAGTGCCTTGCGATACACCGGGGCCAGCGATGTCAGGTGGGTTGTCGAGCTCATTGAAATCTCCTTTTCACAACGACCATCGAGGGTTTGTCGACGGTAAAGGAGGGAAGTGGGGTGGGTCTACTGTCAGAAATTACAGGTGGGAAACTTCTTACGTTGTCTCGGAAGTTGCGCACGGTATTACACGATTCTCTCGACGGAGATCTCAGAAATCCAGATGCGTATGACGTGATACTTTTTGTGCAATCGAGAACAAGCACTGTTCAGGATCTGTAATGAGACACCCTTGCCTTGGGGGCGTGAAATTTCTCTCAAAAGGATGGAGCTCAGATGCGCTTTAGAGTGCTATTTTTAGCGTCTCTAAAAGCACTCATAGGAACAAATTCATGACACATATCGTGCTTTCGCAAGTCGTGGCGAGCATCTCCGAGCTGAAAAAAAACCCGATGGGTACGGTTGCTGCCGGTGGTGGTTTATCTGTTGCGATCCTCAACCGTAATGAGCCGGCTTTCTATTGCGTTCCCGCCAAGGAGTACGAAGCGATGATGAGTCGTTTGGAAGATTTGGAGTTAATCGCTCTTTGCAAAGAACGAGAGAACGATCCCACCATAAAGGTTTCAATTGATGACCTATGAGCTGGAATTCTCTGAAAAAGCGTGGAAAGAATGGCAAAAGCTGGGGGGCAACCTAAGGGAGCAGTTCAAAAGGAAGCTTCAGGAGCGACTGCTTAATCCGCATGTTCCCGCAGACCGGCTAAGCGGGCTTGGAAATGCTTACAAGATCAAGCTACGTGGTGCTGGATACAGGATGGTTTATCGAGTGAAGGACGAGGTGTTGATAGTGACTGTCATCGCCGTGGGGAAACGAGAACGGGGCGATGTTTACAAAAATGCAGGCGATCGCTGACGGGAGCAGTCTGAAGGCTTATTCCGAAAGGGATGTGCGCCGACGGAGACTCTGTACTCGTAGATGCCAGATGCCCTGATTGATCGTGGAAGAAAATGTGGAGTGTAGGGCACGCAATACTTTGCCCTTCTCGATTCCTCCAAGAAAGAATGCATTATTAGTCAGCACCGTTTTGGCTCACCGACATCCCAGATGTGAACCAGATACCCGCCAACTGTGGCCAACGGTAGCGCTCCCTTGATCGTACGTTCCGTAACACTCTTGCCGTGCTTTCGCACATCCATTTGATTCAAAACACTTTTCAATCTCCCCAACATTCCCTCCACAACCTGTGGCACACTTTCTGCTGTCTATTCCGCTGTTACATACTCGTGTCCGGTATAGCGGAATAAACATCACCCTGGAGTGCTTGCCATGCATCGCCGACCTTCCTTGTTTAAAGCGTGTGTTTTCCTTTTCGCCGCGTCTGCCTCTGTCATGGGCATGGCCCAGGCAGCAGACAGCAAGCTCGATAGCGTGCTGGCCCGCGGGAAATTGATTGTGGGCACGGGCAGCACCAATGCGCCGTGGCACTTCCAGGGAGCGGATGGCAAGTTGCAGGGGTTCGATATCGATATCGGGCGGATGATTGCCAAGGGGTTGTTCAACGACCCGACCAAGGTCGAGTTCGTGGTGCAGTCTTCCGATGCGCGGATTCCCAATCTGCTGACCGACAAGGTCGACATCAGTTGCCAGTTCATTACCGTGACCGCCAGCCGTGCGCAGCAGGTGGCGTTCACCTTGCCGTACTACCGCGAAGGCGTCGGCCTGCTGTTGCCGGCGAACAGCAAGTACAAGGAAATCGAAGACCTCAAGGCCGCTGGCGACAGCGTGACCGTGGCGGTGTTGCAGAACGTGTACGCCGAGGAGTTGGTGCACCAGGCACTGCCCAAGGCCAAGGTCGATCAGTACGACAGTGTGGATTTGATGTACCAGGCCGTGAACTCCGGCCGTGCCGATGCCGCCGCCACCGATCAGTCGTCGGTCAAATACCTGATGGTGCAGAACCCTGGCCGCTATCGCAGCCCGACTTACGCCTGGAGCCCGCAAACCTACGCCTGCGCAGTCAAACGTGGCGATCAGGACTGGCTGAACTTCGTCAACACCACCTTGCATGAAGCCATGACCGGCGTCGAGTTCCCGACCTACGCGGCGTCGTTCAAACAGTGGTTCGGTGTCGAGCTGCCGTCGCCGGCCATCGGTTTCCCTGTCGAATTCAAATGATCCCGTGAGAGCGGGGCGCCTGTAACGCGCCCCGCTCAAGGTACTGCTGACCATGAACTATCAGTTGAATTTTGCCGCCGTGTGGCGCGATTTCGACACCTTGCTGGCGGGGCTCGGTCTGGGCCTCGAACTGGCACTGGTGTCGATCGCCATCGGCTGTGTGATCGGCCTGATGATGGCGTTTGCTTTGCTTTCGAAGCACCGCGCATTGCGGGTGCTGGCGTCGGTGTATGTGACGGTGATCCGCAATACGCCGATTCTGGTATTGATTCTGTTGATCTACTTTGCCTTGCCGAGCCTGGGCATTCGCCTGGACAAGATCCCGTCGTTCATCATCACGTTGTCGCTGTATGCCGGGGCGTATCTGACCGAAGTGTTCCGGGGTGGCTTGCTGAGTATTCCCAAGGGGCTACGCGAGGCCGGGTTGGCCATTGGCCTGGGCGAGTGGCAGGTCAAGGCGTACGTCACCGTACCGGTGATGTTGCGCAATGTGCTGCCGGCCTTGTCGAACAACTTCATCTCGCTGTTCAAGGACACCTCTCTGGCCGCGGCGATTGCCGTGCCGGAGCTGACCTATTACGCGCGCAAGATCAATGTCGAGAGCTACCGGGTGATTGAAACCTGGCTGGTGACCACGGCGCTCTATGTTGCGGCCTGCTACCTCATTGCCATGATGCTGCGTTACCTCGAACAGCGTCTGGCGATCCGCCGATAGGAGGCCCCATGTACGAATCCCCCAGTTGGTTGAATGAGTTATGGGTGGCCCGCGAAGTGTTGTGGCAAGGCTTTTTGACCAGCGTGCAGGTGTCGGCACTGGCCATTTTGCTGGGCACGATGGTCGGCATTGTCGCCGGCCTGGTGCTGACCTACGGCAAGTTCTGGATGCGCGCGCCGTTTCGTTTTTATGTCGACCTGATTCGCGGGACGCCGGTATTTGTGTTGGTGCTGGCCTGCTTCTATATGGCGCCGGCACTGGGTTGGCAGATCAGCGCGTTTCAGGCCGGTGCCTTGGGTCTGACGCTGTTTTGCGGCTCCCACGTCGCCGAAATCGTGCGCGGTGCGTTGCAGGCATTACCCAGCGGGCAGATGGAAGCGAGCAAAGCCATCGGCCTGACGTTTTATCAGGCCCTCGGGTATGTGCTGTTGCCTCAGGCGCTGCGGCAAATCCTGCCGACCTGGGTCAACTCATCGACCGAGATCGTCAAGGCGTCGACCCTGTTGTCGGTGATCGGTGTGGCCGAGTTGCTGCTCAGCACGCAGCAGATCATCGCCCGGACCTTCATGACCCTGGAGTTTTACCTGTTCGCCGGATTTCTGTTTTTCGTCATCAACTACGGCATCGAATTACTCGGCCGGCACATTGAAAAGCGGGTGGCCTTGCCATGACTCAAACTTCCAACATACAAAACGGCCAGGCCCTGCTGGACATTCGCGGGCTGCACAAACAGTACGGCAAGCTCGAAGTGCTCAAGGGCGTAGACCTGAGCATGCAGCGCGGCAACGTCGTCACACTGATCGGCTCCAGCGGCTCGGGCAAAACCACACTGTTGCGTTGCGTGAACATGCTCGAAGAGTTTCAGGGTGGGCAGATCATGCTCGATGGCGAGTCCATCGGTTATGACGAGGTCAACGGCAAGCGTGTGCGCCATGCGGAAAAAGTCATCGCCCGTCATCGTGCAATGACCGGCATGGCGTTCCAGCAGTTCAACCTGTTCCCGCACCTTACGGCGTTGCAGAACGTCACGCTGGGTTTGCTCAAGGTCAAGAAGCTGCACAAGGACGAAGCGGTCGCGCTGGCGGAAAAATGGCTGGAGCGCGTCGGTTTGCTGGAGCGCCGTGATCACTATCCCGGTCAGTTGTCCGGCGGTCAGCAACAGCGCGTGGCGATTGCCCGGGCGATTGCGATGAACCCGAGCCTGATGCTGTTTGATGAAGTCACCTCGGCGCTCGACCCTGAGCTGGTCGGCGAGGTGCTGAACGTGATCAAGGGCCTGGCCGACGAAGGCATGACCATGTTGCTGGTCACCCACGAAATGCGTTTTGCATTCGAAGTTTCGGACAAGATCGTTTTCATGAATCAGGGGCGCATTGAAGAGCAGGGGCCACCCAAGGAGCTGTTCGAACGCCCGCAATCGCCGCGTCTGGCGGAATTTCTCAAGAACACGCGTTTCTGATTTTTTTCAGAAGCATTTTCACTTCTCAATCAGGAGAAACACTCATGAGCATTACTCGTTACGGCACCGGCAGCACCGCCGGTGGCGGCCAGCCCCGTCCTTTTGCACGCGCCGTTGAAGCCGATGGCTGGCTGCATGTGTCTGGCCAGGTGCCGGCGCTGGATGGCGAAATCATTGTGGGTGGCATTGTCGAGCAGACTCACCAGACCATGAAAAACCTGATCGCGATTCTCGAAGAGGCCGGTTATGGCCTGGAAGACGTGGTGCGCACGGGCGTATGGCTGGAAGACCCACGGGATTTCTGGAGCTTCAACAAAGTGTTTTCCGAGTACTTCAGCCCCGAGCACGCCCCGGCGCGCGCGTGTGTGCAGGCGAACATGATGGTCGACTGCAAGGTTGAGATCGACTGCATCGCGTACAAGAAAAAGGCCTGAACCGAGGTGACTTCATCGCGGGCAAGCCACGCTCCCACATTGGATCTCCAGTGTTCACACAATCCCTGTGGGAGCTGGCTTGCCAGCGATGACGGCCTAACGGTCACCGTTGCACTCTGGGTAAACTTCCCGGCGAATTTGAATGGGAACCACTGACATGACCGAAGACACCATCAAGCGCCGGGCACGTGGGCTGGACCGGGCGTTCGATATCCTCGACTTCCTCAAGGAAATCGGCAAACCCCTGCGCCCGAACGAAATCGCCAGCGGCATCGGCAGTCCGAAATCCACGGTCTACGAACTGGTGGCCTCGCTGCTGGAACGTCGGGTTCTGGAGGCCGTGGGCAAGGACGGTCACGTTTACCTCGGCCGTCAGCTGTACTTCCTGGGACAGGCGCATTTGCGTCATTTCGACCTGACCCGCGAGGCTGATCATGCCTTGCAGGAGATCGTCAGCCAGACCCATGAAACCGCCCAGATGTGCCTGCTCAACGGGCGCAAATACACGGTGGCGCTGATGAAGGAAGGCGAGCGGCATTTCCGCATTTCTTCGGACATCGGCGAGAACGCGCCGATTCCGTGGACGGCGTCCGGGCGCCTTCTGCTGACGCACTTGAGTGACCAGGAAATCGTCGACTTGATCGACCACGACGACTTCATCCTGCCCAACGGCGAGCGTCTGGCGCTGGAGCAGTTTCTCCAGGAGATCCGTCAGGCCGGTATCGAGGGCTTCTTCTCTTTCGATAGTGTCGCCGACACCTTTACCCACTGCTTCGCCGCTCCGGTCAAAGACCCGACGGGCGTGGCCATCGCGACCCTGTGCATCGT
It encodes the following:
- a CDS encoding type II toxin-antitoxin system Phd/YefM family antitoxin, whose protein sequence is MTHIVLSQVVASISELKKNPMGTVAAGGGLSVAILNRNEPAFYCVPAKEYEAMMSRLEDLELIALCKERENDPTIKVSIDDL
- a CDS encoding type II toxin-antitoxin system RelE/ParE family toxin, producing the protein MTYELEFSEKAWKEWQKLGGNLREQFKRKLQERLLNPHVPADRLSGLGNAYKIKLRGAGYRMVYRVKDEVLIVTVIAVGKRERGDVYKNAGDR
- a CDS encoding transporter substrate-binding domain-containing protein, which produces MHRRPSLFKACVFLFAASASVMGMAQAADSKLDSVLARGKLIVGTGSTNAPWHFQGADGKLQGFDIDIGRMIAKGLFNDPTKVEFVVQSSDARIPNLLTDKVDISCQFITVTASRAQQVAFTLPYYREGVGLLLPANSKYKEIEDLKAAGDSVTVAVLQNVYAEELVHQALPKAKVDQYDSVDLMYQAVNSGRADAAATDQSSVKYLMVQNPGRYRSPTYAWSPQTYACAVKRGDQDWLNFVNTTLHEAMTGVEFPTYAASFKQWFGVELPSPAIGFPVEFK
- a CDS encoding amino acid ABC transporter permease, with product MNYQLNFAAVWRDFDTLLAGLGLGLELALVSIAIGCVIGLMMAFALLSKHRALRVLASVYVTVIRNTPILVLILLIYFALPSLGIRLDKIPSFIITLSLYAGAYLTEVFRGGLLSIPKGLREAGLAIGLGEWQVKAYVTVPVMLRNVLPALSNNFISLFKDTSLAAAIAVPELTYYARKINVESYRVIETWLVTTALYVAACYLIAMMLRYLEQRLAIRR
- a CDS encoding amino acid ABC transporter permease; translated protein: MYESPSWLNELWVAREVLWQGFLTSVQVSALAILLGTMVGIVAGLVLTYGKFWMRAPFRFYVDLIRGTPVFVLVLACFYMAPALGWQISAFQAGALGLTLFCGSHVAEIVRGALQALPSGQMEASKAIGLTFYQALGYVLLPQALRQILPTWVNSSTEIVKASTLLSVIGVAELLLSTQQIIARTFMTLEFYLFAGFLFFVINYGIELLGRHIEKRVALP
- a CDS encoding amino acid ABC transporter ATP-binding protein; this translates as MTQTSNIQNGQALLDIRGLHKQYGKLEVLKGVDLSMQRGNVVTLIGSSGSGKTTLLRCVNMLEEFQGGQIMLDGESIGYDEVNGKRVRHAEKVIARHRAMTGMAFQQFNLFPHLTALQNVTLGLLKVKKLHKDEAVALAEKWLERVGLLERRDHYPGQLSGGQQQRVAIARAIAMNPSLMLFDEVTSALDPELVGEVLNVIKGLADEGMTMLLVTHEMRFAFEVSDKIVFMNQGRIEEQGPPKELFERPQSPRLAEFLKNTRF
- a CDS encoding RidA family protein: MSITRYGTGSTAGGGQPRPFARAVEADGWLHVSGQVPALDGEIIVGGIVEQTHQTMKNLIAILEEAGYGLEDVVRTGVWLEDPRDFWSFNKVFSEYFSPEHAPARACVQANMMVDCKVEIDCIAYKKKA
- a CDS encoding IclR family transcriptional regulator codes for the protein MTEDTIKRRARGLDRAFDILDFLKEIGKPLRPNEIASGIGSPKSTVYELVASLLERRVLEAVGKDGHVYLGRQLYFLGQAHLRHFDLTREADHALQEIVSQTHETAQMCLLNGRKYTVALMKEGERHFRISSDIGENAPIPWTASGRLLLTHLSDQEIVDLIDHDDFILPNGERLALEQFLQEIRQAGIEGFFSFDSVADTFTHCFAAPVKDPTGVAIATLCIVAPRDDAKNNYDAYRRVLIDSANSLARRINE